The Saccharothrix violaceirubra genome segment GCTCTGGTCGTCCCGGGACGCCGACGCGGTGACCACGCCGGTTCTCAGCACACCCGGTTGGTCGACCGACGCGACCGACGCGCTGGTCGGCCCGTCGGAGTCCGCGACGGCCAGCGGTCCGACCTGCACCGCGGCCTGGCCGAGCAGGGTGACGGCGACGTCGACGCCGAAGGCCGACGCGTCGCCGGGCGAGGCGGAAGCGGGGGTCGCGCCGACGAGCAGCGCCACGACGGCGGCCAGTCCGGCGACGCCGGTCCGACGGGTCATTCGCACACGCATGGAGTTCCTTTCCGAACAAGGTTGTCGAGCCGAATGCCCCTATCGGCGTTCCTTCGGTCGGATTAAAGGTTGCTGCCCGTAAAGGGGGACGGGCGCCACCCGGACCGCGCAGTCGGCCCGACACACGGGCACACACGGTGGATTCATCGCTCGAAAATGGGGTCATTTGTCACCCGTTCCGGCAGTACTGATCCCGAGGCCTGGCGCCGATGTCCCCTGTCGTAGCCCTATCGGGCGGCCCTCGGTCGTATGAAAGGAATCCTTTCGTGGCGTTTGCCGTGCCTCGTACCGCCCATCTCAACCGGGTGGTCGTCGTCGCCCTGACCGTGGTCGCCACCGGACTGGTGCTCGCGCACCGTGCCTATCGGACGGTCGAGATCTCCCTGTCCGGCCTGCTGCTCGACGCGCTGAGCGGGTACGGCGTCGAGGTCGTCGCCGACCGGCAGACCGTCTACTTCGGACTGGGCTCGGACACGCCGCTGGGCCTGCGGATGACCCCCGAGTGCACGTCGGCGTTCCTGGTCGTGCCGCTGCTGGTCATCGGCGCGGTGATGACCGCGCTGCGGCCCCGGATCACCCGCCGCGTGCTGATCGCGCTGGGTGTCGCCGCGACGGCCGTCGTCGTGGTGAACCAGCTGCGGGTGCTGACCCTGGTCGGCCTGGTCGACTGGCTCGGCGTCGACCGGGGGTACCACTGGGGGCATACGCTGCTCGGCTCGATGGTCAGCGTGTTCGGCGGCGCGGCGGCGCTCGTGGCGTTCGTGTGGCTGGCGACCCGGCGGTGAACCTCGACGTCGTCCTGGGCTTCACCCAGGCCCTCGCGTTGACGATGAGCGTCGCGTTCGTGACGTACGTGCTGCTCATCGTCGTGCCGTACCTGCGCC includes the following:
- the xrtP gene encoding exosortase P, with translation MAFAVPRTAHLNRVVVVALTVVATGLVLAHRAYRTVEISLSGLLLDALSGYGVEVVADRQTVYFGLGSDTPLGLRMTPECTSAFLVVPLLVIGAVMTALRPRITRRVLIALGVAATAVVVVNQLRVLTLVGLVDWLGVDRGYHWGHTLLGSMVSVFGGAAALVAFVWLATRR